A genomic window from Micromonospora violae includes:
- the wecB gene encoding non-hydrolyzing UDP-N-acetylglucosamine 2-epimerase, translated as MTRIMTVVGTRPEIIRLSRVIARLDDTVDHTLVHTGQNWDSALSDVFFKELRVREPDRFLRVDTSSLGRVLGGVLVGMEAAIAEERPDALLVLGDTNSCIAALMARRMRVPVYHMEAGNRCFDLNVPEETNRRLVDHVADFNLVYTEHARRNLLAEGLHPRRILHTGSPMREVLEHYREPIANSTILRQLELTSGRYFLVSAHREENVDHPERLRRLLDCLVAVRNRWGFPVLVSTHPRTRKRLEALAPDATALDGIAFHDPFGLLDYVHLQAEAYCTLSDSGTISEEAAILGFPAVTLRESIERPEALDAGGIIMTGLDPQGVVEAVEVTVAQVAAEGVPCPVDYQVRDTSRRVVDFLLSTVRRHHDWAGIRR; from the coding sequence ATGACCCGGATCATGACGGTGGTCGGCACCCGACCCGAGATCATCAGGCTCTCCCGGGTGATCGCTCGACTCGACGACACAGTGGATCACACGCTGGTGCACACCGGGCAGAACTGGGACAGCGCCCTGTCGGACGTGTTCTTCAAAGAGCTGCGCGTGCGCGAGCCGGACCGGTTCCTCCGCGTCGACACCTCGTCGCTGGGGCGGGTCCTCGGCGGGGTACTTGTCGGCATGGAGGCGGCGATCGCCGAGGAACGGCCCGACGCGCTGCTGGTGCTCGGCGACACCAACAGCTGCATCGCCGCGCTGATGGCCCGCCGGATGCGGGTGCCGGTCTACCACATGGAGGCCGGCAACCGGTGCTTCGACCTGAACGTGCCGGAGGAAACCAACCGCCGGCTGGTCGACCACGTGGCCGACTTCAACCTCGTCTACACCGAACACGCCCGGCGCAACCTGCTCGCCGAGGGCCTGCACCCGCGCCGGATCCTGCACACCGGCTCGCCCATGCGGGAGGTGCTGGAGCACTACCGGGAGCCGATCGCCAACTCGACCATCCTGCGTCAACTGGAACTCACCTCGGGCCGCTACTTCCTGGTCAGCGCACACCGCGAGGAGAACGTGGATCACCCCGAGCGCCTGCGGAGGTTGCTGGACTGCCTGGTCGCGGTCCGCAACCGGTGGGGCTTCCCGGTACTGGTCTCCACGCATCCGCGGACCCGTAAGCGGCTGGAGGCGCTGGCCCCGGATGCCACCGCACTGGACGGCATCGCCTTCCACGACCCGTTCGGGCTGCTCGACTACGTACATCTCCAGGCCGAGGCCTACTGCACCCTCTCGGACAGCGGCACGATCAGCGAGGAGGCCGCCATCCTCGGCTTCCCCGCGGTGACACTGCGCGAGTCGATCGAACGCCCCGAGGCGCTCGACGCCGGCGGCATCATCATGACCGGCCTCGACCCGCAGGGCGTGGTCGAGGCGGTCGAGGTGACGGTGGCGCAGGTCGCCGCCGAGGGGGTGCCGTGCCCGGTCGACTACCAGGTGCGAGACACCTCCCGACGGGTGGTCGACTTCCTCCTCTCCACCGTGCGCCGCCACCACGACTGGGCGGGCATCCGCCGCTGA